From a single Aphelocoma coerulescens isolate FSJ_1873_10779 unplaced genomic scaffold, UR_Acoe_1.0 HiC_scaffold_154, whole genome shotgun sequence genomic region:
- the LOC138100912 gene encoding zinc finger protein 154-like — MLQDFPFPTLGWMEEEAVRRRKMPRDPQADKELSTEPREDKSPQQNLVEEAVLSGSTVQESNGEEKPRRSPTRRDSKTSPGCSEEGRPTLFREGSRSFSWISNLVIQQQLHTRERPYRCLECGKSFSHTSNLFTHHCVHMGERPYKCLECGKSFSQSSSLITHQRLHSGERPYECGQCGKSFSQSSALVKHQRIHTGERCYECLECGKRFQTSSNLLLHQRIHTEERSFCCPDCGKGFRQNSHLITHRRIHTGERPYKCPECGKSFYSSSHLTRHQRRHR, encoded by the exons ATgctgcag gatttcccattcccaacccttggctggatggaggaggaggctgtgaggaggaggaagatgccccgggacccccaggcag acaaggagctgagcacggagcccagggaggacaaatccccacagcagaacctggtggaagaggctgttttgagcggctccacggtgcaggaatccaatggggaggaaaagccccggagatcccCCACGAGAAGGGActccaaaaccagcccagggtgctctgaggaagGAAGACCCACCCTGTTCCGGGAAGGCAGCCGGAGCTTCAGCTGGATCTCCAACCTGGTgatccagcagcagcttcacaCCAGGGAGCGGCCCTACAGGTgcctggaatgtgggaagagcttcagccacacTTCCAACCTCTTCACCCACCATTGTGTGCACAtgggggagaggccctacaagtgcctggaatgtgggaagagcttcagccagagctccagcctCATCACGCACCAGCGCCTGCACtctggggaacggccctacgagtgtgggcaatgtgggaagagcttcagccagagctcagcACTAGTCAAGCACCAGAGGATTCACACAGGGGAGAGGTGCTATGAGTGTCTTGAGTGTGGGAaaaggtttcagaccagctccaatctcctcctgcaccagcggattcacacggaGGAGAGGTCCTTCTGCTGTCCcgactgtgggaagggcttcaggcaaaactcccacctcatcacccaccggcgcatccacaccggggagaggccctacaagtgtcctgagtgtgggaagagcttctacagcagctctcacttgaccagacaccaacggaggcaccgctaa